The Kitasatospora setae KM-6054 genome contains a region encoding:
- a CDS encoding alpha/beta hydrolase family protein has protein sequence MTDDLSFLSAPGLAAGFIAETRPRAHGAGIDLYEYDRVTAPVDSLVHWPEACRAAALAHRARAEEAAGRGRVRTAGRHHRLAARWFHLAALLPDPDRERAAEVAAAADRSMGDSLALLEPRARRISGTGYAGWLRLPETAEPGGAGSPLVVLVPGMDSSKEEFHRPADALLARGLAVLAVDGPGQGVLAAGPALGPEHRTALGRALDHVLGDDPSRDPGRDPSRDPSREGRQRSESAVSVSVGGAAGGVVDPGRVAVLGLSLGGYLAADLAAHDPRVRAAALVSGPYRLEWDALVPFVTATLARRCGGEDAARAFAGQLDLAALAPRLRDRPLLLVEGGRDRIPGVTNAAALTADLPHAELLHVPHGNHLLGNALPDWLPDTADWLADALGLG, from the coding sequence GTGACCGACGACCTCTCCTTCCTCAGCGCCCCCGGCCTGGCAGCCGGCTTCATCGCGGAGACCCGCCCGCGGGCCCACGGCGCGGGCATCGACCTGTACGAGTACGACCGCGTCACCGCGCCGGTCGACTCGCTGGTGCACTGGCCGGAAGCGTGCCGAGCGGCCGCGCTCGCACACCGGGCCCGGGCGGAGGAGGCCGCCGGGCGCGGCCGGGTCCGGACCGCCGGCCGGCACCACCGCCTGGCGGCCCGCTGGTTCCACCTCGCCGCCCTGCTGCCCGATCCGGACCGGGAGCGGGCGGCCGAGGTCGCCGCGGCGGCCGACCGGTCGATGGGCGACAGCCTCGCGCTGCTCGAACCCCGGGCCCGGCGGATCTCCGGCACGGGCTACGCGGGGTGGTTGCGCCTGCCGGAGACGGCGGAACCGGGCGGGGCGGGAAGCCCGTTGGTGGTGCTGGTTCCCGGGATGGACTCGTCGAAGGAGGAGTTCCACCGGCCGGCCGACGCGCTGTTGGCCCGGGGCCTGGCCGTTCTGGCGGTGGACGGTCCGGGGCAGGGCGTCCTGGCAGCCGGTCCGGCGCTCGGCCCGGAACACCGCACCGCGCTCGGCCGGGCTCTGGACCACGTCCTCGGTGACGACCCGAGCCGCGACCCCGGCCGCGACCCCAGCCGCGATCCGAGCCGTGAGGGGAGGCAGCGGTCGGAGTCGGCGGTGTCCGTGTCGGTGGGCGGGGCGGCCGGTGGCGTGGTCGATCCGGGGCGGGTCGCGGTGCTCGGGCTCAGTCTCGGGGGCTATCTCGCCGCCGACCTGGCCGCGCACGACCCGCGGGTGCGGGCGGCGGCGCTGGTCAGCGGACCGTACCGGCTGGAGTGGGACGCGCTGGTGCCGTTCGTCACCGCGACGCTGGCCCGGCGCTGCGGCGGTGAGGACGCCGCCCGTGCCTTCGCCGGGCAGCTCGACCTGGCCGCCCTGGCGCCGCGCCTGCGCGACCGGCCGCTGCTGCTGGTGGAGGGAGGCCGGGACCGCATCCCGGGCGTCACCAACGCCGCCGCCCTCACCGCAGACCTGCCGCACGCCGAGCTGCTGCACGTCCCGCACGGCAACCACCTGCTCGGCAACGCCCTGCCGGACTGGCTCCCCGACACCGCCGACTGGCTCGCTGACGCGCTGGGTCTCGGGTGA
- a CDS encoding HAD domain-containing protein, which yields MESPPPLLYLDVDGPLIPFGGPAGRQPEYLTPRRIREVLGPEAAGNPLLARLDPRRGARIAGLACRPVWATTWQHEANICVAPLLGLPRLPVLEEPADADPLNPLDALPPGLHWKTPLLVGHAAGGAFAWLDDEIGAADRNWVAAHHTGPALLLRVDPQVGLTEDDFTVLEEWLREPY from the coding sequence ATGGAGTCACCCCCGCCACTGCTGTACCTCGACGTCGACGGTCCGCTGATCCCGTTCGGCGGCCCGGCCGGGCGGCAACCGGAGTACCTCACGCCGCGCCGGATCCGCGAGGTGCTGGGGCCGGAAGCCGCCGGCAACCCGCTGCTGGCCCGGCTCGACCCCCGGCGCGGGGCGCGGATCGCCGGGCTGGCCTGCCGCCCGGTGTGGGCCACCACCTGGCAGCACGAGGCCAACATCTGCGTCGCCCCGCTGCTCGGACTCCCCCGACTGCCCGTCCTGGAGGAGCCGGCCGACGCGGATCCGTTGAACCCGTTGGACGCTCTTCCGCCGGGCCTGCACTGGAAGACGCCGCTACTGGTCGGGCACGCGGCGGGCGGCGCGTTCGCCTGGCTGGACGACGAGATCGGCGCCGCCGACCGGAACTGGGTGGCCGCCCACCACACCGGGCCCGCCCTGCTGCTCCGAGTCGATCCCCAAGTCGGTCTGACCGAGGACGACTTCACCGTCCTGGAGGAGTGGCTGCGCGAACCGTACTGA
- a CDS encoding DUF6183 family protein, translating into MTARVQSLLAQLPHRPDAAPVLVAAGAALAAGDGAFVGGLGSALAARSAGPGGAAYLGAFRELFDLVAAGPGPGAVGLAVELLAMLPPGAWRDFRGQAAALAADRPAADLAAVFSGPASDHLRIRLFRLLELRGADPAGVPAIAAWRTYREREYPPLHLATHLPELTLPRYGGNGRASEAWWPAPGPDSRSGSDSRSGSDSNCLSRLPATATAPAAKPAVALPPFADVTENSLATALGSATAAWSEYSNGRTEARVFHFRSPLAPAATEPSVLRTLLPSMGLDCLTADASPRRRSRLSPAPAVEARDAERVWLLLHWAATNGGAYGGALGEAPGRAAAWRSLAALAGCPDPVTTDEVELAADEYSWFAFAGGSSWFDQVAWDLGVLALSPDRSRLAVLAATDTD; encoded by the coding sequence ATGACCGCTCGCGTCCAGTCGCTGCTCGCTCAGCTCCCCCACCGTCCGGACGCCGCGCCGGTGCTGGTGGCGGCCGGTGCCGCGCTGGCGGCAGGCGACGGCGCGTTCGTGGGCGGGCTGGGTTCGGCGCTGGCGGCCCGTTCGGCGGGGCCGGGCGGGGCGGCGTACCTGGGCGCCTTCCGGGAGTTGTTCGACCTGGTGGCGGCCGGGCCCGGGCCAGGGGCCGTCGGCTTGGCGGTGGAGTTGTTGGCGATGCTGCCGCCGGGGGCCTGGCGGGACTTCCGGGGGCAGGCCGCGGCGCTGGCGGCCGACCGTCCGGCCGCGGACCTCGCCGCGGTGTTCAGCGGGCCGGCCTCCGATCACCTGCGGATCCGCCTGTTCCGACTGCTGGAGCTGCGCGGCGCCGACCCGGCGGGTGTTCCGGCGATCGCCGCGTGGCGCACGTACCGGGAGCGCGAGTACCCTCCGCTGCACCTGGCGACGCACCTGCCGGAGCTCACACTGCCCCGGTACGGCGGGAACGGCCGCGCGAGCGAGGCATGGTGGCCCGCCCCCGGCCCCGACTCCCGCTCCGGCTCCGACTCCCGCTCCGGCTCGGACTCCAACTGCCTTTCCCGGCTGCCCGCGACGGCGACGGCGCCAGCGGCGAAACCGGCCGTAGCGCTGCCGCCCTTCGCCGATGTCACCGAGAACTCCCTTGCCACCGCGCTGGGTTCGGCCACCGCCGCCTGGTCCGAGTACTCCAACGGCCGCACGGAAGCCCGGGTCTTCCACTTCCGCTCGCCACTCGCCCCCGCCGCCACCGAGCCGTCAGTACTGCGAACTCTCCTGCCGTCCATGGGACTCGACTGCCTCACCGCCGACGCCTCACCCCGTCGGCGCTCCCGCCTGAGCCCCGCTCCGGCGGTGGAGGCGCGGGACGCCGAGCGGGTGTGGCTGCTGCTGCACTGGGCAGCGACGAACGGCGGCGCGTACGGCGGCGCCCTCGGCGAGGCGCCCGGACGGGCCGCGGCCTGGCGGTCGTTGGCCGCGCTGGCGGGCTGCCCTGACCCGGTGACGACCGACGAGGTCGAACTGGCGGCGGACGAGTACTCCTGGTTCGCCTTCGCCGGCGGCAGCAGCTGGTTCGACCAAGTCGCCTGGGACCTGGGCGTGCTGGCCCTCTCCCCCGACCGGAGCCGACTGGCCGTCCTGGCCGCGACCGACACCGACTGA
- a CDS encoding carboxyl transferase domain-containing protein, whose translation MTARQLLDLLVDPGTFHSWDEPVTTAYADPGYRDALARARARTGLDEAVLTGRALLDGRPIALVACEFAFLGGSIGVATAERITRAVERATAERLPLLALPVSGGTRMQEGSAAFLCMVRVTAAVHAHRTAGLPYLTYLRNPTMGGVFASWGTLGHLVLAEPGARLGFLGPRVYEELRGEPLPPTVQRAETLAAHGRLDAIVPPERLRAFLARALTVLTARPAATPAPASTPTPVPAPLPVPEPTPVPSDAWESVLLSRRPDRLTALELLYHAAESFLPLDGDSALVRGLALIGGHPVMVVAQQRQGPDQPQLPVTAADLRAVRRQAQIAEELGMPLLTVVDTTGAELSIEAELDGVALEIAHCLTTLVGLRTPVLAVLLGQGSGGGALALLPADRVLAAQHAWLAPLPPEGASAIVHRDGDHAPQLARSQGITATDLTATGLVDQVVPEGADPAELRDCLAAAVTTALAELTRLPDAERLAARAARNRRLGGPSSPGDPR comes from the coding sequence GTGACCGCGCGTCAACTCCTCGACCTGCTGGTCGACCCCGGCACCTTCCACAGCTGGGACGAGCCGGTCACCACCGCGTACGCCGACCCCGGCTACCGGGACGCGCTGGCCCGGGCCAGGGCCCGCACCGGCCTGGACGAGGCCGTGCTGACCGGGCGCGCCCTGCTGGACGGCCGGCCGATCGCGCTGGTCGCCTGCGAGTTCGCCTTCCTCGGCGGCTCGATCGGCGTGGCCACCGCCGAGCGGATCACCCGGGCCGTGGAGCGCGCCACCGCCGAACGCCTGCCGCTGCTCGCCCTGCCGGTCTCCGGCGGCACCCGGATGCAGGAGGGCTCGGCCGCGTTCCTGTGCATGGTCCGGGTCACCGCCGCCGTCCACGCCCACCGCACCGCCGGACTCCCCTACCTGACCTACCTGCGCAACCCGACCATGGGCGGGGTGTTCGCCTCCTGGGGCACCCTCGGTCACCTGGTGCTGGCCGAACCCGGCGCCAGGCTCGGCTTCCTCGGCCCCCGGGTGTACGAGGAGCTTCGCGGCGAGCCGCTGCCGCCGACCGTCCAGCGCGCCGAGACGCTGGCCGCGCACGGCCGACTGGACGCGATCGTCCCGCCCGAACGGCTGCGCGCCTTCCTGGCCCGAGCCCTCACCGTCCTCACCGCCCGCCCTGCGGCCACGCCCGCGCCCGCGTCCACACCGACGCCGGTACCCGCGCCCCTACCCGTGCCCGAACCCACGCCCGTCCCGTCGGACGCCTGGGAGTCGGTGCTGCTCAGCCGCCGCCCGGACCGCCTGACCGCGCTCGAACTCCTCTACCACGCCGCCGAGTCCTTCCTCCCGTTGGACGGCGACAGCGCGCTCGTCCGCGGGCTCGCGCTGATCGGCGGACACCCGGTCATGGTCGTCGCCCAGCAGCGGCAAGGGCCCGACCAGCCTCAACTCCCCGTCACGGCAGCCGATCTGCGGGCCGTCCGGCGCCAGGCGCAGATCGCCGAGGAGTTGGGGATGCCGCTGCTCACGGTGGTCGACACCACCGGCGCGGAACTCTCCATCGAGGCCGAACTCGACGGTGTGGCACTGGAGATCGCGCACTGCCTGACGACGCTGGTCGGACTGCGCACCCCCGTGCTGGCCGTCCTGCTCGGCCAGGGCAGTGGCGGCGGGGCACTCGCCCTGCTGCCCGCGGACCGGGTGCTCGCCGCCCAGCATGCCTGGCTGGCCCCGCTGCCGCCCGAGGGCGCCTCCGCGATCGTCCACCGCGACGGCGACCACGCGCCCCAACTCGCCCGCTCGCAGGGCATCACCGCCACCGACCTGACCGCCACCGGCCTGGTCGACCAGGTCGTCCCGGAGGGTGCCGACCCGGCCGAACTGCGCGACTGCCTCGCCGCCGCCGTCACCACCGCGCTCGCCGAACTCACCCGACTCCCGGACGCCGAACGCCTCGCCGCCCGAGCCGCCCGCAACCGCCGCCTCGGCGGCCCCAGTTCACCGGGAGATCCGCGCTGA